The Paramormyrops kingsleyae isolate MSU_618 chromosome 11, PKINGS_0.4, whole genome shotgun sequence genome includes a window with the following:
- the LOC111840099 gene encoding small ribosomal subunit protein uS15, with amino-acid sequence MGRMHAPGKGLSQSALPYRRSVPTWLKLTSDDVKEQIFKLAKKGLTPSQIGVILRDSHGVAQVRFVTGNKILRILKSKGLAPDLPEDLYHLIKKAVAVRKHLERNRKDKDAKFRLILVESRIHRLARYYKTKRVLPPNWKYESSTASALVA; translated from the exons ATGGGTCGTATGCACGCTCCCGG AAAGGGCTTGTCCCAGTCGGCGCTGCCATACCGACGCAGTGTTCCCACT TGGCTGAAACTGACATCTGACGATGTGAAAGAACAGATCTTCAAGCTGGCGAAGAAGGGCCTGACTCCCTCTCAGATTG GTGTCATCCTGAGGGACTCCCACGGTGTGGCTCAGGTGCGCTTTGTCACAGGCAACAAAATCCTCAGGATCCTTAAGTCCAAGGGTCTGGCCCCTGACCTTCCTGAGGACCTCTACCACCTGATCAAGAAGGCCGTTGCCGTGAGGAAGCACTTGGAACGCAACAGAAAG gacAAGGATGCCAAATTTCGCCTGATTCTTGTCGAGAGCAGGATCCACAGACTGGCTCGTTACTACAAGACCAAGAGAGTCCTCCCACCCAACTGGAAGTA TGAATCCTCTACGGCTTCTGCTCTGGTGGCATAA